TCCCATTTTTTCACTTTTAAATACAAAAAGTAACTTTGAAACTAAGGCTTTTGCTAATCCTTTTCCACCATGAATGGGATCTACAGCTATCCAATGTAATCTATACTCACGATTTTTTTCATTTGGAAAATGTTTACCTTCCCAAATTGCTCCTGTTCCTACTAAGTTACCTTTTGAATCTTTTATAAAAACCATAACCTTTTTTAGAAGTTCCTCATTTTTTAGAAACACATCTTGGAAATATCTCTCTCCTTCATCTCTTTCTAAAATATGTTCTGATGATAGTTGAATATCAAC
The genomic region above belongs to Candidatus Cetobacterium colombiensis and contains:
- a CDS encoding GNAT family N-acetyltransferase, which codes for MDRSVENIHLIMTKDGLDFIEKKLPEGYEFVMYEPGMMQQWVDIQLSSEHILERDEGERYFQDVFLKNEELLKKVMVFIKDSKGNLVGTGAIWEGKHFPNEKNREYRLHWIAVDPIHGGKGLAKALVSKLLFVFKSEKMGEGLYLSTQTCSYVAIKIYLDFGFLPYKLSENKNGWDIVFNKIKRTK